In Desulfuromonadales bacterium, the DNA window ACTGCTTGCGGAACTCGGACTTGGAGAGCTCGCGCTTCTTGATCCCCAGCTTCTTGTCGACCATCAGCTCGATCGGCAGGCCGTGGCAGTCCCAGCCCGGCACGTAGGGGGCGTAGTACCCCTGCATGCGCCGGCTCTTGATGACGATGTCCTTGAGGATCTTGTTGAGGGCGTGGCCGATGTGGGTGTGGCCGTTGGCGTAGGGAGGGCCGTCGTGCAGGACGAAGCGGGGCCGACCCTGGCCGGCCGCGTCGATCTTCCCGTAGAGCCCGATCTCCTCCCACCGCTTGAGCATCTCCGGTTCGCGCTGAGGCAGGTTCCCGCGCATCGGAAATTCCGTCTCGGGCAGGTTGAGGGTCTCTTTATAATCCATGACGTTCCTCCCGTCGCTACTCGCAGGGTGCCAAAAATCAAGTCCTGTAAATTAGCAAAACGGCCGGATAAGTCAAGGGAAAAGGGGGTTCGGGAGGGTGCCCGCAGGCCGGCAGAGAGGGTGGCGCAGGGGATTGCGGGCGGGCGCCGGGAACCCCCTGCACCCGCCCTTCATCTGCTGCTCGCTCAGGCCGGGAAGCTCAGGCGCTGAACTGGGAAGCCCCGCCGCCGTCCTGCTCGAGCATATTGAGGCTCAGGCGCAGCAGCGCGGAGATGTTGGTGCCGGCTGCCCTGGCTTTTTCCTGCAGAGTCTGCAGCTCGGCGTTGTCGACCCGGCAGGAGATGATGAATTTCTTTGGATTGTCGACGCTTTTGCCCATGGTGTGACTCCTTTACGCATTAAGTTGTTCGGGCCGCAGGTGCCCGGTTCTGTCAAGATGACTGCGTATACACCATTGCAAAGGCATTGCCAGATTCGCAGAAAACAGATTGTAAAAAAATTCACAAATGGGTAAAGCTACTTACAGTGTTTTTTCGAGAAGAGCAGAGGTTCGTACCGCCGTTTGTTAAATGGACAGAATGATACATTTTCAGACGCGGTGGGACTGT includes these proteins:
- a CDS encoding hydrogen-dependent growth transcriptional repressor — its product is MGKSVDNPKKFIISCRVDNAELQTLQEKARAAGTNISALLRLSLNMLEQDGGGASQFSA